The DNA sequence TTTAGACGTAAGACGCAATGCACACAAGCACAAAAGTTGAAAAATGTTTCATCAGTTTGAaattaggtatgtacctattatactattttatatatgtatattgatttattaggtattcataaataaataaatcatagaaTCATGTTCAATGTAAAATGTTAAATGGTTacgtaaatatattattttaaaattgatgatcattttttatttatatgttgtgAGTCTGCGTAGAAATCTCAATAGAATTAATGCCATATTTCTACAGCTAAATATCTTTTATTGTTAGTGCCTTTTAGTATGTATTTTACTAttgttgaaataatttattgaataaattactGCTGACATTACtatttttaggtattttatttattccccGCCAATCTTCACCTACTTATTCACTACATTAAATACAATTTGTAAAGTGAACCACATAATTACATTCAAAATCCGTATAATTtcaatatatgtaaataaaagcttaATTAACACGCCCtgttaaccctttaccaggctaagggatatatttcccacatacggcaGTTCAAACAatgtgttctattttcgatCAGTAAGACTTGACATTCGATTGTAATTTTTGAACTGTCAGCAAAGGGTTAAGGTCAAACCTTGGAAGCTCAAATTTGGTTACTTGTGAAAGTTAAAGACTTATGGAACGCAACATTTGTAGTAGAGGCGTCTAAGATAAAATCGAGCACTTAAATGTGTGTTAGTATAGCGCTATAATATGTTTTGTGGTACCTAACTGAATtatcaaacgtcaacttttggcACTACATACTAAAATAATCTACGAGAACATCTACTTCAGCTGCCGCAGATCGACGCAAGATTTTTCTCAGGCCACGCCTTCTAATAAATCtttaaattgatattttcaCGTTTCGATCTCCCTAGATGGCGCTCGCACGCGACGCCACCGACATGCTAATGGGCGGCACGTCCGCCATGTTTGCGACCGTCTTCACCAACCCCATAGAAGTGGTCAAAACGCGACTCCAACTCCAGGGAGAATTGAAAGCTAAAGGACATAAGATACATTATAAGAGTGTACCGCACGGATTGTTCGTTATTGCGAAAAATGAAGGGTTTGGATCGCTGCAGAGGGGTTTAAGTGCTATGGTTGGGTTCCAGTTCTTTCTTAATACTTTTAGGTAAGTTAAGTAGACAATTTCTATGTACCTAAAGTTTTTACCAACACTGTAGAAGTGATGAAGACCGGACTCCAACTTCAGGGGAAGTTGAGAGCTAAAAGACACGAGATACATTACAATAAGAGTGTGCCGTATGGGCTGTTTGTTATTGCGGAAAACGCGGGATTTGGATCTTTGCAAAGGGGTTCATTCAAGTGCGATGGTTCCTGGGTTCCAGTACTTTCTTAATAAGTACTTTTAGGTAAGTTGAGTAGACATTCTCTAGTTTCGGAATGAACACTTCGGAATTTTACGTTAGATATATCATTATTGATAGGTCTTTCCCGGCTGCtttttattgaagaaaaataTAGATTTACCTTGACTGATTGTTTCAACTTTGCATCTAAGTCTCGAATCAGCTTTATAAATAGGAATTGTACGAGAAAATAAATTTGATAATTTCAGATTAGGAGTGTTCCGGATATGCGAACGCCGCGGCCTTACCACGGACGGCAATGGTCGAACGTCAATACTGAAGGGCGCGGCGGCGGCTGGCATCGGTGGCGCTCTGGGCTCCATCGCTGGCACGCCGTTCTTTCTAGTCAAGACACGATTACAAGCACAGGTATGGATATGACACATGAGAACGCCGTAGCCTAAAACCAGAGTCCACAGACTTGTCGTCCTATGGTACCCCATTGGTACAGAGGGCCTTCGTGAGACGTCGCCATCCGCTCCTGTCCTGTGCCTCGCACTCCGCGTTCATCCAACTCAGTCCAGCTGACCACAGACGCCAATGGCCAAAcgtcaataggtacctactgaagtGTGCGGCGGCGGCCGGCGTCGGTGACGCTAAAGGCTCTTTAACTTTCGTCTGCAATCATTAAAACACTATAAAATGTGTCTAGTCATAACTCAACATATAGGTAGATCAGTGGCAAAAAAGAATTAGGCAAGGGCCTGTCTAAGCCTAACGAttcggattttttttttcaaacaaatttcGTTGTTTATGTTGTACCAATAATGATATATGTAATCTAATAGTAAAAACCTTATTTTATTGGTTTAAGGCTGCACAGGCGATCTCCGTGGGACATCAGCACAAGCATACTGGGACTTTTGAAGCACTAGGCGATATTTACGCTAAGGAAGGATTTAAAGGTAATAAGTTCTAGATACTTAATAGGTATATACCTCTGGGGCCAAAGCAACTAATTCATAATGGCGTCTTTAGAAATCTCGAACACAATAAAAAAGAAGGCAACTagaatatttaaaagaaaatttaaattgaatAAAGAAAATTCAAGTACTAGTTATTGGAGCAGATACTCTTACAGGGCAAGACCAGCGGCAGTAGCACGGTcgtatttttatcgcctgtcactatgcgtgtcacgttctaacaaatacacATACCTACATGTGCGAGAGTGACAATAACGCAACCATGCTGCTACCGCAAGAGGGGAATGAAAATATTCTGGCTTAAAAAATCGTAACTTCTGAAAAAGCACTTGTTCACTAGAGTTCCTGTGTTAAAATTGCTTCGACGATTGCCGAATTGCGGTGTTATTATAGGCAGGTATGTATTGTGGCTGAAGTCAGGTAGGTAAAAGGTAAAAAGTACGGAAATCGATCAAAAATCTGTTTTTTTTCCAGGTTTATTCCGCGGCGTGCAACCTCAAATCCCCCGCGGCGCTGTTGGCAGCGCGTCCCAAATGGTCTCCTTCTCTTACGCTAAAGAGTGGCTCGTATCACACGGCTGGATGGTAGACTCGCCTGTACTTCTGTCGTTTGCTGGGGCTAATCTTGGCGGGCTGGTTATGACAGCCTGTCTCAATCCGTTTGATGTCGTGGCGACGAGACTGTCTAACCAACGTAAGTTCTTACACTGTTTTTATTCCGGTACTAAAATGCATGGGCGTAGGCAGGGGGGGACTGTACTGAGTGTACCTACCCTGGAGCTCACATTTTACATACAATGTAAATGCCCCCCCTAAGATTCTCACAAGATTAGATAGAT is a window from the Cydia amplana chromosome 6, ilCydAmpl1.1, whole genome shotgun sequence genome containing:
- the LOC134648689 gene encoding solute carrier family 25 member 35-like gives rise to the protein MALARDATDMLMGGTSAMFATVFTNPIEVVKTRLQLQGELKAKGHKIHYKSVPHGLFVIAKNEGFGSLQRGLSAMVGFQFFLNTFRLGVFRICERRGLTTDGNGRTSILKGAAAAGIGGALGSIAGTPFFLVKTRLQAQAAQAISVGHQHKHTGTFEALGDIYAKEGFKGLFRGVQPQIPRGAVGSASQMVSFSYAKEWLVSHGWMVDSPVLLSFAGANLGGLVMTACLNPFDVVATRLSNQPVDAKNRGKLYSGMVDCFYKMVRSEGVSSLYKGTGANYMRLGPHTVLLLVCWDQLKILEGCLRR